In Oncorhynchus mykiss isolate Arlee chromosome 1, USDA_OmykA_1.1, whole genome shotgun sequence, the following proteins share a genomic window:
- the LOC110511715 gene encoding NACHT, LRR and PYD domains-containing protein 1 homolog, which translates to MATSKDQDVDNCETSTPEQSNPLLPQLSQLDELSNVIERAEPSEQELKTLVSLLLSLGDNIERDLKQQNLMIDRLKVIHTKIMDKLSPGEKDGSSFITGTIRQFYNKALDSVGTIITKLAKEIGVNYSESNMCLQKEFGLKTDCPKECLNCNHIKSSMSWIQVEPSVSTEDETTVYTLDSSAAGHYECILSGLRWVCESKVSLRYQFSSWEPHRATLNSMRFEEGGPLLDITMIFGKLEEISLPHFVCIDPDYPQSSLREAMKVLHVKDNRVLVEEVDEVTGFHAKLLRPSFSGRGLVLRRRLHWRVHCDLLIFRSTRALLTLHTYLIQCDPSLAREVEAQEKSYGFVRLPKPKPEKSQRKGSRFTLKTSCQSSITPEKIKLRSTRPNYFEVYIKDPAMDFEMELISEKGESAWKAEIRTEEYRDDSYTRDIEFVDEFRPQIIQRVNNVFAIADILFTKGMIGEEINANISAAPTRQAKMRVIYEALNSGGPHVKAAFFTALKEKEPFLVKDLAQ; encoded by the coding sequence ATGGCCACATCAAAAGATCAAGATGTCGATAACTGTGAAACTAGCACTCCTGAACAGTCAAATCCTCTGCTACCCCAGTTGTCACAACTTGATGAGCTCTCAAACGTAATTGAAAGGGCAGAACCTAGTGAACAGGAATTGAAGACTTTAGTTTCACTTCTTCTGTCTCTTGGTGATAATATCGAACGCGATTTAAAACAACAGAACTTAATGATAGATAGGCTTAAAGTCATACATACCAAAATCATGGACAAACTTAGTCCTGGTGAAAAGGATGGTAGTAGTTTCATCACTGGAACAATAAGACAGTTCTACAACAAGGCACTGGATTCAGTAGGAACAATCATCACTAAACTGGCCAAAGAGATTGGAGTCAACTATTCAGAGTCAAATATGTGTCTCCAAAAAGAGTTTGGCCTTAAAACCGATTGTCCAAAGGAATGTTTGAATTGCAACCATATAAAGAGCTCAATGTCCTGGATTCAGGTTGAACCCTCCGTGTCTACAGAGGATGAGACCACCGTCTACACACTTGACTCTTCTGCAGCAGGGCATTACGAGTGCATCTTATCAGGGCTGCGGTGGGTATGTGAGAGCAAAGTCAGTCTGCGATACCAGTTCAGCTCCTGGGAGCCTCACAGGGCCACTCTGAACAGCATGCGGTTTGAAGAAGGAGGTCCATTACTGGACATCACAATGATTTTTGGCAAACTAGAGGAAATTAGTCTGCCACACTTTGTCTGTATAGATCCAGACTACCCACAATCCTCCTTGAGAGAAGCCATGAAGGTTCTACATGTGAAAGACAACAGAGTGCTTGTGGAAGAAGTGGATGAGGTGACGGGGTTCCACGCCAAACTGCTTCGTCCCTCCTTCTCTGGCAGGGGTTTGGTACTGAGACGTCGGTTGCATTGGAGAGTGCACTGTGACCTTCTGATCTTTAGGTCCACCAGAGCACTCCTCACCTTACACACATATCTGATCCAATGTGATCCTTCTCTAGCACGGGAGGTGGAGGCACAGGAGAAGTCCTATGGATTCGTAAGACTTCCAAAGCCAAAGCCGGAGAAGTCCCAGCGGAAGGGGAGTCGCTTCACCCTCAAGACCTCGTGTCAATCCTCGATTACGCCAGAAAAGATCAAGCTAAGAAGCACCAGGCCAAACTACTTTGAAGTGTACATAAAGGACCCTGCGATGGACTTTGAGATGGAGTTGATAAGTGAGAAGGGAGAATCTGCATGGAAAGCTGAAATACGAACAGAGGAATACAGAGATGATTCATACACAAGAGACATTGAGTTTGTTGATGAATTCAGACCACAGATCATTCAGAGAGTCAATAATGTGTTTGCCATAGCAGATATTCTCTTCACAAAGGGCATGATCGGTGAAGAGATCAATGCAAATATCAGCGCTGCACCGACACGCCAGGCCAAGATGAGAGTGATATACGAGGCACTGAATTCAGGTGGACCACACGTCAAAGCTGCATTCTTTACTGCACTCAAAGAAAAGGAACCCTTTCTAGTCAAAGACTTGGCTCAATAA